From a single Senegalia massiliensis genomic region:
- a CDS encoding glycosyltransferase family 2 protein, whose product MDKLNKNNEPSILVVAFNRPSSLISLLESLESAHYENQVRLIISIDGGGGELNDTVKNIARNYQWPNGEKIIIMHEENLGLRNHILKAGNLTQKYGDIIMLEDDLYVSKLYYSYSKQALDYYRDENSIAGISLYAQQYNETSGKPFYPLYSESDTYFMQLASSWGQAWTKEQWGDFFEWYKDNESNILEENWIPSNIKKWPSTSWKKYFIKYLIEKEKFFVYPYISLTTNMRAKGVHAKISDNLLQVPMYFAIDKKFSFADFESSVIKYDAFHENINLSQIISIENLKNIQADLYGTKNIEGAEYVLTSKALNFKILRKYGLRMVPHELNVLNDIKGDDLFLYYTKDKQKFSEDKKWNIEYRNFIYYFLKVNPGKRRIVKHFINTIINKIFNLKN is encoded by the coding sequence ATGGATAAATTGAACAAAAATAATGAACCATCTATTTTAGTAGTAGCATTTAATAGACCAAGTTCCTTAATTTCATTACTAGAATCTTTGGAAAGTGCACATTATGAGAATCAAGTTAGATTAATAATTAGCATTGATGGTGGAGGTGGAGAATTAAATGATACTGTAAAGAATATTGCGAGAAACTATCAGTGGCCAAATGGCGAAAAAATTATCATAATGCATGAGGAGAATTTAGGGTTAAGAAATCATATTTTGAAGGCTGGAAACTTAACTCAAAAGTACGGAGATATCATCATGCTAGAAGATGATCTGTATGTATCAAAACTTTATTATTCATATTCTAAGCAAGCTTTAGATTATTATAGAGATGAGAATTCAATTGCTGGGATATCATTATATGCTCAACAATATAATGAGACCAGCGGAAAACCATTTTATCCTCTTTATTCTGAAAGCGATACATACTTTATGCAATTAGCATCATCTTGGGGTCAAGCATGGACTAAAGAACAATGGGGAGATTTTTTTGAGTGGTATAAAGATAATGAATCAAATATATTAGAAGAAAATTGGATACCATCAAATATAAAAAAATGGCCGAGTACATCATGGAAAAAATATTTTATTAAATATCTTATTGAGAAAGAAAAGTTTTTTGTATATCCGTATATATCATTAACTACAAACATGAGAGCTAAAGGTGTTCATGCTAAAATATCTGATAATTTATTACAAGTACCCATGTACTTCGCTATTGATAAGAAATTCAGCTTTGCAGATTTTGAATCTTCAGTTATAAAGTATGATGCATTTCATGAAAATATTAATTTAAGTCAAATTATTTCTATAGAGAATTTGAAAAATATTCAGGCGGATTTGTATGGAACAAAAAATATTGAAGGTGCAGAATATGTATTAACATCTAAAGCACTTAACTTTAAAATTCTTAGAAAGTATGGACTTAGAATGGTGCCACACGAATTAAATGTGCTAAACGATATAAAAGGTGACGATTTATTCTTGTATTATACTAAAGACAAGCAAAAATTCTCAGAAGATAAAAAATGGAATATCGAATATAGAAATTTTATATATTATTTTCTAAAAGTCAATCCAGGAAAAAGAAGAATTGTGAAACACTTTATAAATACCATTATTAATAAAATATTTAATTTGAAAAACTAG